The following is a genomic window from Chanos chanos chromosome 1, fChaCha1.1, whole genome shotgun sequence.
ATAtccataggatatataaatgtttcgaccccccccccccccgaactgttatttttgcctctttttgGAGGgcccaagtcttaattaggggggggTCAGACAGCCCCAATCCCCAATGTAATTCGAAGCCTGGAGCcttgttttcctctgtaatTTTTAGAGACTTTGTCTATGACTTTAATTAAGGTAGATCTACTGTCAATTTATATCCCCCTTAAGTCTAGTGAATGCTACTATCACACACCTCTTATATTACATATCCTGACACAGAATTGTGCACTGGCCTATATAGAGACAAATACTGTCATAAAATATGGTCTTTCACGAATGACTGAaatttaatttataattttttttctgaaaacatatGATATGGTAAATATTTGAggtattaaaaatatttttcatcataaaaacaaacaactgcaaATATTGGCCATTAGAGGGCAGTCCACACAAAGGGAAATGTTCAAGCGGCATGCCACGAGCCACGTTAGGAATGTGAGTACCATGTCctgaaaaacagtcaaaagtaaaagtgctctGTTGGTTAGACTGAGACTCttaatgtctttgtgtttaactGTCTAGAGTCTTCTCTCAaagatattttttcatttcctgtcttaCTCTGTGTGAAGAAACCGGTTGCATGCTTCAGTATTAAAGAAAGTCCAAGTGGATAAAAAGTGGTCATAAAACTAAGTCTTCCATTGTAAATATGATAACAGTATTAATGAAACTGGCTGGGAGATGGCTGTATATGTGAGCTGCTAATACACTGTAGTTGCCAAGGCAGTTGTTCAGCATAAACACGAAAGAGTGGAGTCTTCAGTccttgagtttctctctgtctctctctggatttaattcagtttcatttaacaAAGGCCATCATATCTTTTTTAAGCTACTGTTGTAAATCTGAATAGCAGTTACCTCCCTATGAACTTTAATACGTGGAACCCAAAGAAAAGCTCATACTCACTTTCTGAATGTAAAGTGTTGTGAGAACAAAGAAGAACAATGAAGGTTAATCTGCTGTGGCTGAAGATTTTAACACTCtgctcattttctttctcaggtCTGGGAGAAGACAAGCAGCAGAGGAAGTGGAAGAGTAAGTACAcctctttgttcttttaagGAATAAATTctttaatttcttttgttttatcgCTCCGCATCTTTGATTAAAGAAACTTACAtgttaataaataataacatgaCAAAAAGGGGAACAATTGAAATGTTTGTGCCTGTTGCTCTGAGAAGGAGATTACCATTCCCTTAAAATTGTCCTTGGTTTCAACTAATCCTGCCGTTCCAAGAACAATCACTTAGCCTGATTAAAAGACATCATGGGAGAGCTCCCATCACTTTAGCGGAGGTTGGGGGGCAACATGACTGCTTTTCTAAattcctctgcctctccacTGATCCCTACACACTGGAGACATCTGCAGTGTAATATGGAGGCAGAGCAGAGGGCATGGTAgcgatttttattttttgtcactcTTGCAGTGCCATAGCATTGtcctttgtttctctgctgtgcatttctttgtttgtgtcagtcagGACAGGAGGATGGGGAGTTTAGAAACCTAATAAAAATTAttaatatgtattattttaacCGACACCCTTGTCCAGAGTGACTTTTAAAAGTGAATACAGTTAATCGGTAGAATACTGCAAGTCGTTTCTGGAGGCAAAAATTCCCAGAGGGGGTCAGTAAAGTGCTAATGCCTAATTGACACTCTCTCTCGATCTGTTTGTTCAGCCGTCGCCTGAGACCACAGACCCCTCCAAGCTCAGATGATGAGGGAGGTGAGTCTTGTTCACCGTTCCTTAAGACACACTTTACACTATGGTAAGACATGGATAGCAGGTTCCTTACTTGATCTCATACGCATAAACAGCAAAACTGCCATCTAGCTGTGAATTGCATCTGCAGTGTTTTGGAGCGTGTTTGGAATGTGGTTTTGAATGCACGTTTTGACATCAGACGGGGCAAAGGCATAATACTTGAGGACAGGATTTTGAAGACAAATAGCAGCTAACAAATAATTTCTTCTACGAGATTTTTTCTGCTTCAGTACATcagaggacacactgtagtcataTCATAAGTATTTCTCTCAAACCCTTTTTTAGCTgcctttaacagtgacacattcacacagttgcATAAACGTCAGCCCTGTTTTGTCACTGCTTCAAACACCTACTGAAGGTAATCAAACTTCAAGAGTCATTagccttcatcatcatcatcatcatcatcactatcacTGTGATGATGACTGTCATACTCATTTTCATGAGCGGGGAACTTTGTACTCTTATACACCTTGAAGTCCACTGGACTCTCTGCAAAGCAACTCTTTCACCTGGAAAAGCACTAAGTATTCCATACTTGAAGTGGCTCTCATTTGGGAATGCAGGGACCACACACCCTAGGGCCCAACGATCACATCAGAAACAATGTCTGGAATTGGTAGAAATTTCAACAAAGCACAGCCTGGATAATTGCTCTATTTTTCTACAAAGCAACAGGGGAGCTAAGAGGTGAAATTGCTTGGGCACAGAGGAAGGATGCCGTGCAGAACCAACCACTCTTCAGTACACAGACCAGGCTCTGTAAGCTCAGGTGTAATTAAGTCTTAGGTCATGTCTAATTATGTTCTGGGCCTGTCAGAGTTATGGCTCAAAACCACCTTTAtgaaatgttaatatttcatttttttcccacccaCATAAGCAAAATTGCGTATATACAAAGTAGACCTAAGTTTGCAGTGACTTGGTTTTGAACACTTATGTGATGGTCTTGAACATACACATAGTCACAAGATATGCCTCAAATTTACCTTAATTCAGTTGACATTTGCAGCTGGAATGATAAGGATATTACTGTAAATATGCacataatttttattttagtcaGGAAAGCAACTTTTAATTCACAGTATTGTTATGGACTTGATGTACACAAAGATGCTCTCTCCTTGTTGGGAGTACATAATAGCTTTGGCTccctcatatacacacactctgctaaCAGGCTCTGAGAGGGTTTGCCATACTGAGAACCTGATGATTTTGGGTCTGCCCCAGTAGATGTAACTGGGAAGCTGATTGCTTTGTGGTGCGAGTGCTCTAACCAGAGTGCTTCAGGCTGTCTGTAAGTAATGGCAGTTACTGAGAGATGGTGTGTAGCTCTTTGAAGGAGTGattacatctctctctgcaggcccTTCATATCCACTAACTCAAAGCTGAAACAACCTGAAAATCCTACAGTCGCTTACCCACTCAAAACCACCCTTTCAGTCATGAAATTGCATTTTTTACACCAAGGTTAAAGGCCTCACTCAGATGACCGAGCTTAACAAACCCTAGATGTTTATTATGTTTGGCTGATAAATGTATGTAaaccatttatttttaaattaattgtACGTTCACGTAACTATTCAAATGCTGATTGACCTTCGTCCAATAAAGGAAATAATTTCTTTGACCACCTACGGACAAAGTGACCTTGATGGACGTCCGGGTAGAGAAGTAAACAGATGTCAGGGCAGTAAATACTCTCGGACCACAGAGAAGTGGCGTCTCCCCTTTTGACACACTTGccatttttccatttcagaaaaAATGTGGTCCGTGTTTGCCGTCTTTCCTGGTCTCCCCTCTTTGACCTAGCATAATAGGCAGCATTGCAacctcatttaaaaatgttgttctgtttttggcACTTAGTAATGGTGTTTGCATACAGAGAGAGCCTTAGTCCTCTGTGGCTCACATTTAACTTTGGTAGAATTGTGTTGATAGTGCATTATTTGCTCTGACGTGAggcgagggaaaaaaaaagaacaaaacaaaacaaaacaaaaaaaaaaaaccctcaacaacCCAGGAAGCTATTTGCAAAGAGCTGGATGTAGAGGCTTTTTGATGTCATTGCGCTAAGACCATTAAATTTGATTGGAGGTCCGGAGGGGGACGGATTCTGCTGAACGCGCTGCTTTGGAAAACCGAGAGGACAAAGTGTCACCCTGGACCTCATGAATATGAAGCAGTGCTCGTTCGGCGCGTGCCCGCATTTATTTGGATATCAGGAGCGCAGATGAATCTTGTCAGCGGCTAAACGAGGTTGGCATTTTTAATTAGGATTAAttaaaaaacgagagaaaaaggaaagaagttATCAATGtaagataagagagagagagagagcttgttaTCAGACATGAGGTGATGGGATTGAAGGGTGGGGTATGTGACATGCTATTGTGAGTCATTCTGTGCCAATTTATTCAGAGCTCTACTTACTCATCCCATTTATTAAATGGACATTCCATATGTCATATGACATATTGATAATTATTGTTCAGTGGTTCATTTTGGTCATATCAAGTTTGTTCCCAGAGcctatttttaactttttttgtagGGTTGTCAGGGAGAGTGTATCCAGTGGGCCGTACCTGTGTTGAGAGGGATAAAATGACATTGCCATTCAGGTCCCTGTGAACATGGGCCACTCCTTCTCAAATCACACATCAGGACACCCACCATTTCACAATGTTCTCAAATAAATCGTATAGTTACAGACAGGGAGGCTTTCCTGTAACATTATTCTGTAAAAATAGCTTTTGATTTGAGAAAAATGAAGCAAAGTGATTGCACACAACGTGAATACTTTGATTACATAGGAATAGCAAAATGTTCTTGTAAAACAGTTTCCAATTTTAATATAGTTTCCACATGAACACCCCAAACTCTCGCCACGTCCGGCTCAATGTACCAAAGGCAACATTAATTCTCTGTGATGATCCGATAATATGAAGCTGCAGCTCAGTGATCGTATTTTTCCTCATTGAGTCTCATTGAATCCATTTGGGATGCAatcagttattttcattttttacaacTGGGAGTAAATACTTCTGATTTTTTCTGCTCTATGGATGAAatgttgcattcatttttttgtaatttatgcCTTACCAGTCATGTCCTTATGCATCTGTATGTCTCTTGCCCCTTTTTGAAACAAAAGTCCATCCAAAAAGAGAAAGGGTTGAGGGGGTTGGGGGTAGGTAAAAAATCTGTGAAAGTTCGCCCCGTCCTTCTTTGGGAGTGGCGCCACGCTCTGTCCTGTTGAGTTTTGCCAATTAAAGTGAGTTCCCACTGTTTTGAACGGCGGGCAGCCGGCGCGTGGCACTGCGGTTCCTGCCAGGGCGCGCCGTGACTTCCGACCCCACACAGATGGGCTCGCAGGCAGGCCGGCACGCCTGGAGCCCGGCCCAGCCAGAAAATGGACACGGAGGTCGCCGATCCGGCCCGAAGGGTCCTAGGGGTGGTCACTGCTGACAGGGTCCAAATGCTGGAGTGGAGGGTGGTGGGGATTGCAGAGGGTGGATGGAGGGCTGTATGGATGGCTGAggggtgtggagggggggtAAAGGAGGCAGCATTCCGGGGAGCCCCTGGCCAGAACTCCGACTCACAGCAGGAAGAGATGCCGCCTCACTTGCTGAATATTCATGCCCGCCTGGTCACTGTGACAGGGGGCAGCTCGAAAGAGGATgtcagatagacagagagagaaagagagagagagagagagagagagagagaaggaataggaagaggagggtgagaaTCAGATGCCAATttacacacaacataaacaaaacaaacaaagaagacaGACGGCATCTGTGACGCCCCGTGATTCAGGGGATGTGAGATATGTAGCAGCTTTCAGTAACACTTAGCAGAAGCAAACAGCATATGGAGCAGCTCATTCCCTGCAGTCTGATATTCTACAATAAAGTTCCTTCATGCTGTAACTTTGGGTGAAAGCTCAAgctttaaaaaatgattaagaGTCTCCTCTGCATCCTTTTGTGACTTAAACAGCTtgtcaggttttttgttttcttacactcTCATCAGTTAGAAGGCAGTGTTCCAAGCTGAAagtatatacagtacattcatATGAAGCTCATATAAACTACctataatttattaaaaaaaaaaataatagtaattttAGTGGAGAAGAAAACCTCTTCTAAGTTAATGAAGTGTTTTCAGAAGTAAACAAATGACTGCTATTATGTGTTTTTTCAAACAAGGCTAACTTAGAGGTATTGGAAATCTGGAAAGTTTCTTTAATTCTGAACTGCTTATTCATGTTTAGCTGTCAAAGACTGGTCATCACATTGCCTCATGTTAAGATATGTCATTCAGCTCTCACATTTAGGCTGACTGTGCAATCACATTGCATTAGCCTTAGCTGCAGTGTCAAAACTAGAAATATCATCATCGTTCTAGCAAATTACAGGATAGCGTTACCTACGTaatattgactttgtttgtgtgtgtgtgtgtgtgtgtgtgtgtgtgtgtgtgtgtgcgcgcacgtgtgcgcACATATGTTTTAGACATTCCAGTGATTCCAGACCTAGAGGATGTGCAGGAGGAGGACCTTACCATGCAAGTGGCAGCTCCTCCCAGGTACCCATTCCAACATTGCACCATCTGACTCACCCACCATTATTACACCATCTGACTCACCCACCAATACTACACCATCTGACTCACCCACCAACACTACACCGTCTGACTCACCCACCATTATTACACCATCTGACTCAcccaccaacactacaccatCTGAGTCAcccaccaacactacaccatCTGACTCatccaccaacactacacaatCTGACTCatccaccaacactacaccatCTGACTCatccaccaacactacaccatCTGACTCACCCACCAATACTACACCATCTGACTCAcccaccaacactgcaccatctgactcatccaccaacactacaccatCTGACTCAcccaccaacactacaccatCTGACTCACCCACCAATACTACACCATCTGACTCAcccaccaacactgcaccatctgactcatccaccaacactacaccatCTGACTCACCCACCAACACCTATACCATCTGACTCACCCACCATTATTACACCATCTGACTCAcccaccaacactacaccatCTGAGTCAcccaccaacactacaccatCTGACTCatccaccaacactacaccatCTGACTCatccaccaacactacaccatCTGACTCAcccaccaacactacaccatCTGACTCAcccaccaacactgcaccatctgactcatccaccaacactgcaccatctgactcatccaccaacactacaccatCTGACTCAcccaccaacactacaccatCTGACTCACCCACCAGTACTACACCATCTGACTCATCCACCATTATTACACCATCTGACTCAcccaccaacactgcaccatcTGATCTGACTcgtccaccaacactgcaccatcTGACTCACCCACAAACACTACACCATCTAACTCatccaccaacactacaccatCTGACTCAcccaccaacactacaccatCTCACTCAcccaccaacactacaccatCTGACTCACCCACCAGCACTATACCATCTCACTTATCCGCCAACATTTCGCCATCTGACTCACCCACACCATCTGACTCACCCATCAACACTACACCATCTGACTCACCCACCGATGCTATTCCACACGATTCATGGGCACAGGTAGAGCAAAGTAGCCTCAAGTCCCAACTGTAGAGGGGCTGGAGGGTGGAGAGCTTTCAAAGCAAGGTAAGCTATTTGTCTGGGTACTCTgttatctatttctctctctctctctctctctctgagatagTGTCCTCACTGAGCTCTTGACTGCCCAGTGTAGCCCATCATGTGGTACAAGTAACACTGACATGAATGACTGGGCCTATCTACTTTTACACATCCCTTTCTTCTGTTTACAGAGACAAGATCAACAACGCGGTTTACACTCATCTTCTGCTCACTGGCACTTTGTTTATTCAACACTTCAGGACCCAGTTGTCAATGATAACTTGTTTTCCATTGTGTTTATAATATTACTGTATAGTGCTTGAACAGTGCTTGAAATTTTAGAAATTTCAAGCACTGTTCAGACTAATTTGATGGCTTTTTGATAGCACTGCTATggtatacatatatgttttgGCAGGCATACTGTCTTCTATGTTTTTTATTGGTAGGTTGTTGGACGGTGTTGCTAATGATTGAGAATGAGCTCATTCAGAAAGTGTCATGAACATAATCCATGCTGAAGTTAATTTAATGAGTCAGTATTTATCTAATACTGTTTTAGCTGAGtctagatttctctctctctctctctttctctctctctctctctctctctctctctcagtatacAGGTGAACAGAGTGATGACCTATAAAGACTTGGACAATGATCTCATGAAGTATTCTGCATTTCAGACTCTGGTAAAAGAGTTAGATTCTGCTCTTAACAACATTACCCAATCAATAAATTATAACACAATGTGaaactgtgttttctttaaacaCACTGGAATATTGCCACCACAGTGTTGCTCATGACTCCGCTAACTACTCCATTTCAAATATCCCATGAGAGGAGAGGGCTTTACCCCAGGCATTACTGAATCAGGTAATAATAtatgtggtgtgtttttgtgcccAGGATGGAGAGATTGACCTGAAACTCCTCACCAAGGTTTTAGCACCAGAGCAGGAGGTTAGAGAGGTGAGTGGGGctttagatctctctctctctctctctctctcgctctctctctctctttctctcaaggGCTGTCCAGTTCTCTCTGGGGCACAAAAGGGGGTCAGTGCTACATCTCAGAGGTAATTAAGATTTATGAACTGTGAACAAGTGTGGTCTACCATACTCTATCtatatcgctctctctctctctctctctctctgcctctgttctgCTTTCCAAGGTCTTCTCAATCAATGTATCTCTCTttgccagtctctctctttctttctttctttctttctctctttctttcttcttttctttctttctgtttgtctgtctgtctgtctttctccctgtctgtctgtctctctctctctatctcattgcctcatttctcctcctctctgtacAGGAGGATGTTGGCTGGGACTGGGATCGTTTATTTACAGAGGTGTCCTCAGAACTCCAGATGGAATGGGAGCAAGGAGAGCGAGAGGAACACTCACCACTTCCTGTGTCCTGAAGATCCATCACTCTCACCCTACTCTCTGTATCTACCCATAGCTTTTCTAACAGAGGATTTCACCTTGCAGACTATTTTATATATCATGTCATATAATTGTTCATATTGAATGCTATTTATGTGACTATGTGAGGTACTCTGACAGTATAATGAGGACTTTTGATAATAAAAAGTTGAAATAAGCTTATTGGAAAATTGTCTTGTCATATTGCTACCTTTTGTAGTGTTTGTGAGGAAAAACAGCATcatcaaatgtttcattttaggaTCTGGAATTAGCCAATGAAATAGTTACATTATTGTTCAGAGAACTCTCCTGCATTGTCCTGAGGTAAACTTCATGTAATGTCCAGTGATAAGTCCAAGGTTAAGCTTAAATCCAGCAGATTGGCTTCAAATGAACTTTGCACATCAGAGGAACAGAACCTTATCATTATTGACCAAGCCATcgactttatctctctctgctctacaccaaagctctttctttttttttctccacaattATCTCAAACACATGGAGCTGTGTTCATATTGACACCAGCAGGATTAACATAATCAACCGTTTGTACTTGATCTGAAAACCTAACTGGAATCACAAAAGGGTTTGTCATTTCTCATGGTTGTCTTGAAGGACTGACAAATGTTTAACACTACTAGATAAAAATTGTTGTGTTGAAAGATTTGGTGGAAACTTAATTTAAGTaattaaatgatgttttttcttctatttttcaaatataCTTTGTCAGATTTTAGAAATCTGTTGGGTGGATGTCTGTAAATAATAGAAATTTATCTAAGCTTCATGTTCGTAAAGCACTTCAGGCCACAGAAGTGAATTCTGTGACCTGTATTTGCTGATTGTGTTGTCAAAATTTTGTATGGTTCTCTGAATCCATCTTAGTGTGCATTGCCACTTTATTTTAAACTGCGTAGAAAGTTGGAGCGTAGAATTCTAAACTGTGTGAAGCCATCTttttgtgtcttgtctctccctctcttacccTCACAGTTGCATGGTATGGGCAGCAGACAGTACATAAGCTTAGGGAGCTActcatttcactgtctctgtctctgcctctgtctctctctctgtctctgcctctgtctctctctctctctctctctctctctctctctctcatatacagtCTAAGTtactcctccaccccccccacacgcacacattggCTTATTTCTCTGGACTTAATGAATTCTGCCCATATGCCCAGAGCAGCTGCCATGATGccccttcctccttctcctgcagAGCTGTGAAGTGCCCATCCATGTACAGACAACCTCTAGCTGTCTCTCCCAGGGATGGCAATGCCCGCCACTCCTGTGCTGGCACCAGACCGTGGCCATTTTTAGGGGAGCGGTGATGG
Proteins encoded in this region:
- the ift43 gene encoding intraflagellar transport protein 43 homolog, with the protein product MDDSLQIGDSGFTKNTAKSGRRARQGPEAVSSDDSRHRKASSSAASLGEGPPPKPPRRQGGWAEETTGTSSAKSGRRQAAEEVEDRRLRPQTPPSSDDEGDIPVIPDLEDVQEEDLTMQVAAPPSIQVNRVMTYKDLDNDLMKYSAFQTLDGEIDLKLLTKVLAPEQEVREEDVGWDWDRLFTEVSSELQMEWEQGEREEHSPLPVS